The Setaria viridis chromosome 6, Setaria_viridis_v4.0, whole genome shotgun sequence genome contains a region encoding:
- the LOC117859739 gene encoding palmitoyl-acyl carrier protein thioesterase, chloroplastic, with protein MAAAPRHLHLDDVPCVAARTSPPHCSGRWPAEVPKQMGTSKEDSRLRPSQSAAGNTIGLMLALAFGFGRIIHDGLMFRQNFSIRSYEIVADRTTSIETLMNHLQETALNHVKTAGLLDDGFGSTPEMSKRNLLWVVSQMQAIVERYPCWLTFCSD; from the exons ATGGCGGCAGCACCTCGACATCTCCACCTGGACGACGTCCCCTGTGTGGCGGCCCGTACTTCCCCTCCTCACTGCTCGGGACGATGGCCAGCAGAGGTCCCTAAGCAAATGGGAACCAGCAAAGAGGACAGCCGCCTCCGACCAAGCCAGTCCGCCGCCGGCAACACCATTGGGCTCATGTTGGCTTTGGCGTTTGGCTTCGGCCGGATCATACATGATGGGCTCATGTTCAGGCAGAACTTCTCCATTAGGTCCTATGAGATTGTGGCAGATAGGACAACGTCTATAGAGACACTGATGAACCATTTGCAG GAAACTGCACTTAATCATGTGAAGACTGCTGGGCTGCTAGATGATGGATTCGGCTCCACACCAGAGATGAGTAAACGAAACTTGTTATGGGTGGTTAGCCAAATGCAGGCCATTGTTGAGCGTTATCCATGCTG GTTGACATTTTGCTCTGATTAA